A region of the Nitrospirota bacterium genome:
TGGATGTCGACGCCACGCGCAAGCTCGCGGAAGAGTACAACCGGCGCTTCGGGGACGGCCACGCCGTCGGGATCGAGATGGACGTCACGGACGAGCGCTCCGTGCGTCGCGCCTTCGCCGAAACCGTGCTCACCTTCGGGGGCCTCGACATTTTCGTATCCAACGCCGGCATCGCGCACTGCGCGCCGGTCGACCGGCTTTCGCGCGCCGACTGGGAACGGTCGGTGGCGGTCAACGCCACCGGCCACTTGCTGACGTCGCAAGAGGCGATCCGCATCATGAGGGCGCAGGGGATTGGTGGGGCGATCGTGGTCATCTCCACCAAGAACGTCCTTTCCCCGGGCCAAGACTTCGGGGCGTATTCCGCGTCCAAGGCCGCGCAGAACCAACTGGCCAAGATCATGGCGATCGAGAACGCCCGCTACGGGATCCGCGTCAACATGATCAACCCCGACGCGGTCTTCCTCAATTCAGGGTTATGGTCGCCCGAGATTCGGGCCGAACGCGCCAAGGCGCACGGAATTTCGATCGATCAGGTCGAAGACTTTTACGCGAAGCGAAACCTCTTGGGGGCGAAGATCCTGCCGCAGGACGTAGCCGAAGCCGTGCTGTTCTTCGCGTCCAACCGCTCGTCCAAGACGACCGGATCCGTTCTTCCGGTTGATGGCGGGGTAAAAGACGCGTTTCCGCGTTAGCTAGTCAGCACCCGGCGCGCGCCCAAGAAGCGCGTCCGCCAGTAGTCCTTCTCCAAACTCTGCACGTTGACCACGCCGCCCGAACTGGGCGCGTGGATGAACCGGCCGTTGCCCAGGTAGATCCCCAGATGCAGGTCTTTTTTGCGGTCGATGCGAAAGTACACGAGATCTCCAGGCTGAAGCTGTCTGGGCGAGAGCGGTTCGCCGTACTGGATTTGGTCAATCGACGTGCGCGGAAGCGTGAGCCCGGCGGCTTTGCGAAAGACGTACCGTATATATCCCGTGCAATCAAAGCCCGCAGGGGTGGTGCCCCCGAACTTGTACGGCGTGCCCACCAGCGCCGTGGCGGTTTCGATCACTTGCTTGCGGACATCAGAGACAGGCCGCGCGGGAGCGGCCATGAGAGCGTCATAATCGAGTCCGGGCTTGCCGCGGGCTTCTTTGGGGAGCGGGGATCCTGCGCAGGCTGAAAGCGACAACCCGACGAGGGTGAGGACGATCACGCGGAGCATGCTCGGAAGATAGCAGAGGATCGGCGACTGACAAGTGCCGCGCTTGACTCGCTGCGAAGCTTTCCGTTACAGTACCGACCTTTAAGGGGCGCCCGATGGCCGAGGACGACGCGTTCCGCAAGGGTTTGGCGTTGGCCGGTCGAGTGGGCGTGGAGCTGGTAGCGGCCACGGTGGTGGGAACAGGTCTGGGTTACCTGTTGGACCAATGGCTGGGTACCGGGCCGTGGCTCTTGATCGTCGGGGTGTTTTTAGGCGCGACCGCCGGTATCCTGGCGATCTTTCGGATGGCTAAGAACCTGTAGGCATGGAAAATCCGCTGCATCACTTTGAGCTGCACCCGCTGGTCCCGCTCTCGCTGTTCGGGCTCGACATCTCCATCAACAAGGCGATCATCATGATGTGGATCGCCTGCGGCCTGGTTTTTCTCTTCTTCTACGTCGCTACGCAAGGCCGCAGCTTGGTGCCCCGCCGCGTCCAGAACATCGCCGAGGTGGCCGTGGAGTTCTTGCGCGGGTTGGCCGTGGAGAACATGGGCCCGCTCGGCCACAAGTTCTTTCCTTTCATCGCCACGCTGTTCTTCTTCGTGCTGTTCGCCAATCTATTGGGGTTGATCCCCGGCGCG
Encoded here:
- a CDS encoding C40 family peptidase, translated to MIVLTLVGLSLSACAGSPLPKEARGKPGLDYDALMAAPARPVSDVRKQVIETATALVGTPYKFGGTTPAGFDCTGYIRYVFRKAAGLTLPRTSIDQIQYGEPLSPRQLQPGDLVYFRIDRKKDLHLGIYLGNGRFIHAPSSGGVVNVQSLEKDYWRTRFLGARRVLTS
- a CDS encoding AtpZ/AtpI family protein, which produces MAEDDAFRKGLALAGRVGVELVAATVVGTGLGYLLDQWLGTGPWLLIVGVFLGATAGILAIFRMAKNL